The following are encoded together in the Robertmurraya sp. FSL R5-0851 genome:
- a CDS encoding helix-turn-helix domain-containing protein yields the protein MFDKKKFKAQVIMSGKTMQQVADLLEINQATLYRKVNGSSDFYRGEIQLLCDYLNIEDPSEIFFTPKITQTQNR from the coding sequence ATGTTTGATAAGAAAAAATTCAAGGCACAAGTGATTATGTCAGGAAAAACTATGCAACAAGTAGCTGATTTGTTAGAGATCAATCAAGCTACTCTATATCGTAAAGTCAATGGGAGTAGTGATTTTTACAGAGGAGAAATACAATTGCTTTGTGACTATTTAAATATAGAGGATCCTAGTGAAATTTTTTTTACTCCAAAAATTACGCAAACGCAAAACAGGTGA
- a CDS encoding HNH endonuclease, with the protein MPMKPKKPCKHNGCPLLTDDKYCEFHVKLHVDDRANATERGYDNRWRKASKRFLNAHPLCKHCEQKGKLTQATVVDHIKPHRGDQRLFWDEKNWQPLCKRCHDRKTRTEDQYPIYTF; encoded by the coding sequence ATGCCAATGAAACCAAAGAAGCCATGCAAACACAACGGTTGTCCTTTGTTAACGGACGACAAGTACTGTGAGTTTCATGTAAAGCTTCATGTAGATGATAGAGCAAACGCAACCGAGCGTGGTTATGATAACCGATGGAGGAAGGCGAGCAAGCGTTTCTTAAACGCCCACCCTCTTTGTAAACACTGTGAGCAGAAAGGGAAGCTGACTCAAGCAACGGTTGTTGACCACATCAAACCACACCGAGGAGACCAGAGACTGTTCTGGGATGAAAAGAACTGGCAGCCTTTGTGTAAGAGATGTCATGATCGTAAGACAAGAACAGAAGATCAGTATCCAATCTACACTTTTTAA
- a CDS encoding Wadjet anti-phage system protein JetD domain-containing protein: MISKYEKEIINKLLDKYEKSKSFVGENKVNQRFNVKISSVFPRYTDHSNYEIFQAVNEAVDTLVRASFIIAKANSAHVYSNVILNVAKLEDIYKYIGRKPKKDINSSVLNLMEIYKNKNQILNKYCETQYERIHSNKTIQFFNNDLEELENILIAVDELLKVDTETFSRDFSVKVFKDSKVFERIAGKVVNLIYEFGVFPEKDRILGDLNIVKNPTYVNFKGPGSITINDQKIDLTSLSSDIAISSKMLSDIECIEVTGKAVITIENLTSFHTFSDKDMLAIYLGGYHNRVRREIIKKIHQQNSQIAFYHFGDIDAGGFYILEHLKRQTGVDFIPFKMDIETLEAHKKYTKRLTENDKKRLTKLVDSQYHKVINYMLENNCKLEQEAVNVE, encoded by the coding sequence ATGATAAGCAAGTATGAAAAGGAAATTATTAATAAGTTATTGGATAAGTATGAGAAAAGCAAAAGTTTTGTCGGGGAAAATAAAGTGAATCAAAGATTTAATGTGAAAATTTCTTCGGTATTTCCCAGATACACTGATCACTCAAATTATGAGATATTTCAGGCTGTAAATGAAGCCGTTGATACTTTGGTGAGAGCATCTTTTATCATTGCAAAGGCAAATTCTGCCCATGTGTACAGTAATGTCATTTTGAATGTTGCTAAACTAGAAGATATATATAAATATATTGGTCGAAAACCTAAGAAGGACATCAATAGTTCAGTATTGAATCTAATGGAAATCTACAAAAACAAAAATCAAATACTAAATAAATATTGTGAAACACAATATGAGAGAATCCATTCTAATAAAACGATACAGTTTTTTAATAATGATTTAGAGGAATTAGAGAATATTTTAATAGCCGTTGATGAGTTATTGAAAGTTGACACTGAAACCTTTTCCAGAGATTTTTCAGTAAAAGTTTTTAAAGATTCAAAGGTCTTTGAGCGAATTGCAGGTAAAGTAGTAAATCTTATATACGAATTCGGTGTTTTTCCGGAAAAGGATCGAATTTTAGGTGATCTAAATATTGTAAAAAACCCCACTTATGTAAATTTTAAAGGCCCCGGGAGTATAACTATAAATGACCAGAAGATTGACTTAACAAGCCTGAGTAGCGACATTGCTATCTCATCAAAAATGCTTTCTGATATTGAATGCATTGAAGTGACAGGAAAAGCTGTCATAACCATTGAAAACTTAACCAGCTTTCATACATTCAGCGATAAAGATATGCTTGCTATTTATCTTGGTGGCTACCATAACAGAGTGAGACGAGAAATTATTAAAAAAATACATCAACAAAATTCTCAGATAGCTTTTTATCATTTTGGCGATATTGATGCTGGTGGATTCTATATATTGGAGCATTTAAAGAGGCAAACAGGCGTAGATTTCATACCATTTAAAATGGATATAGAAACCTTAGAAGCACACAAAAAGTATACCAAAAGATTAACAGAAAATGATAAAAAAAGACTTACGAAGCTAGTTGATAGCCAATATCATAAGGTAATTAACTATATGCTTGAAAACAATTGCAAGTTAGAACAAGAAGCTGTAAATGTTGAATGA
- a CDS encoding helix-turn-helix domain-containing protein → MEFKDKVRNRRLELGLTLEDVAKAVGVSAPTIQRYESGEIKNIRKDKIKALSDALRVTPSFLMDWEETAEAKQSFDYFLEMQLRLLGYEIVYDEENGCVVLVGKEGTFEISESDVEDLSNNLKSFLNFKIYDLMQNSRKIDK, encoded by the coding sequence ATGGAGTTTAAAGATAAAGTTAGAAACAGGAGACTGGAACTGGGTTTAACACTTGAAGATGTTGCTAAAGCGGTGGGAGTAAGTGCACCTACGATACAGAGATATGAAAGTGGAGAAATTAAAAACATTAGAAAAGACAAAATTAAAGCTTTATCTGACGCCTTAAGAGTTACTCCTTCCTTCTTAATGGATTGGGAAGAAACTGCAGAAGCCAAACAAAGCTTTGATTATTTTCTAGAAATGCAACTACGTTTATTAGGCTATGAAATAGTTTATGACGAAGAAAATGGCTGTGTTGTCTTAGTAGGAAAAGAAGGGACTTTTGAAATATCTGAATCAGATGTAGAAGACCTTAGTAATAATTTGAAATCATTCCTTAACTTTAAAATATACGATTTAATGCAAAACTCTAGGAAAATCGATAAGTAA
- a CDS encoding VapE domain-containing protein, which yields MNFIISTGNSRKDKFWKKKLVSWEEFTEKLSRTIVTNETQAEYRKMKKYQQDNVKDVGGFVAGELKDNRRRKENVLSRSMLTLDMDYADHTESIATNIEMLYDYACCIYSTHKHCPEKPRLRLIIPLSRTVSPDEYQALSRMIAKEIGMELFDDTTYEPNRLMYWPSTSSDGEYFFKKIDGSFLDPDTILQLYKDWKDTSTWPVSSRQTTVIEKKIKKQEDPITKSGMVGAFCRSYSITASIETFLSDVYAPSVMEGRFDYIPADSSAGVMIYDDKYAYSHHATDPACGKLLNAFDLVRIHKFSELDEMTKEGAPPTSLPSYKAMLQICSEDEQVRKQLAFERIEQAKEEFDDENWELKLDVNKNGSVKDTLSNITEILRHDELFIPIAYNQLSHRLDINGEPPWKQVKPGWNDADLSNAKVLLDKKYGIYSPSKFKDALLTTASERAFHPIKDYFNGLPVWDGTKRIDRLLIDYFGSEENSYTKEVMRKTLCAAVARVYEPGIKYDNVLILIGDQGLGKSTFFSKLAMDWFSDSLTLSDMRDKASAEKLQGYWILELGELAGLRKVDMELVKAFITRLDDKFRHSYGVYVESHPRQCIIVGTTNSEKGILRDVTGNRRYWPVHVGKGKKNIWADLNQSEVNQIWAEAIVYYKQGEELILKGESAELAYRYQQEAMEEDDREGLVKEYLETLLPENWDAMKLFERRNYLAGETAFDSGPPLGTKKRTKVCFQEIWCECFGKDKSDLKRSVSFELQGILVKLGGWKRYDGNKSGKMKHPIYGVQITYVREDHKET from the coding sequence ATGAACTTCATCATTTCAACGGGCAATAGCCGTAAAGATAAGTTTTGGAAAAAAAAGCTAGTGTCATGGGAAGAGTTTACAGAAAAACTTTCCCGAACTATCGTTACGAATGAGACACAGGCAGAGTACCGCAAGATGAAAAAGTACCAACAGGATAATGTGAAGGACGTCGGGGGTTTTGTTGCTGGAGAGCTTAAAGATAATAGGCGTAGAAAAGAAAATGTCTTATCTCGCTCTATGCTCACATTGGATATGGATTACGCAGATCATACGGAGTCGATAGCCACCAATATTGAAATGCTCTATGACTATGCATGCTGTATCTACTCTACTCATAAGCATTGTCCAGAAAAACCTAGACTCAGGCTTATCATCCCATTGTCACGAACTGTTTCACCAGATGAGTACCAAGCCCTTAGCAGAATGATTGCAAAGGAAATAGGTATGGAACTGTTTGATGATACTACCTATGAACCGAATCGCCTTATGTATTGGCCGAGCACTTCATCAGACGGGGAGTACTTTTTTAAAAAGATTGATGGTTCATTTCTAGACCCAGACACTATTTTACAACTTTATAAGGATTGGAAGGATACTTCTACTTGGCCTGTTTCTTCAAGACAAACGACGGTTATTGAAAAGAAAATAAAAAAACAAGAAGATCCTATAACCAAGAGTGGAATGGTTGGAGCTTTTTGTAGAAGTTATAGCATTACAGCGTCAATTGAAACCTTTCTATCAGATGTTTATGCACCAAGTGTAATGGAGGGGCGATTTGATTATATACCAGCAGATTCATCAGCGGGTGTCATGATCTATGATGACAAATATGCTTATTCACATCATGCTACAGACCCTGCTTGTGGGAAATTGCTAAACGCTTTCGACTTGGTGCGAATCCATAAGTTTTCTGAGCTAGATGAAATGACAAAAGAAGGGGCGCCGCCTACCAGTCTTCCTTCCTATAAAGCAATGTTGCAAATTTGTTCAGAAGATGAGCAAGTACGAAAGCAACTAGCATTTGAACGGATAGAACAGGCAAAGGAAGAGTTTGATGATGAAAATTGGGAGTTAAAGCTTGATGTTAATAAGAATGGTAGTGTCAAAGATACACTGAGTAATATAACGGAAATCCTTCGTCATGATGAGCTTTTTATACCGATTGCTTATAATCAGTTGTCTCATCGATTGGATATTAACGGTGAACCACCTTGGAAACAGGTAAAGCCTGGCTGGAATGATGCAGATTTATCGAATGCGAAGGTGCTGTTGGATAAGAAGTATGGGATCTATTCACCATCAAAGTTTAAGGATGCCCTTTTAACAACTGCATCTGAAAGAGCTTTTCATCCAATAAAGGACTATTTTAATGGACTACCTGTTTGGGACGGAACTAAAAGAATTGATCGTTTGCTGATTGACTATTTTGGTTCTGAAGAGAACAGCTATACAAAGGAGGTCATGCGAAAAACGTTATGTGCAGCAGTAGCAAGAGTCTACGAACCGGGTATCAAGTACGACAATGTGTTAATTCTTATCGGTGACCAAGGATTAGGTAAATCGACCTTCTTCTCCAAACTTGCGATGGATTGGTTTTCAGATAGTTTGACTTTGTCGGATATGAGGGACAAGGCTTCGGCTGAAAAATTACAAGGCTATTGGATTTTAGAACTTGGCGAACTTGCGGGACTTCGAAAGGTCGATATGGAATTGGTAAAGGCATTTATCACGAGGTTGGATGATAAGTTTAGACATAGCTATGGTGTTTATGTGGAAAGTCACCCAAGGCAGTGCATCATTGTGGGGACGACGAATTCAGAAAAAGGTATTTTAAGAGATGTTACTGGAAATAGGAGATATTGGCCTGTTCACGTTGGGAAAGGAAAAAAGAATATATGGGCAGATTTGAACCAGTCAGAGGTGAATCAGATATGGGCCGAGGCTATTGTTTATTATAAGCAGGGCGAGGAACTGATCCTTAAAGGAGAATCAGCAGAGTTAGCCTATCGATATCAGCAGGAAGCAATGGAAGAAGACGATCGAGAGGGTCTTGTGAAAGAGTATCTAGAAACCTTATTGCCAGAAAACTGGGATGCCATGAAGTTATTTGAAAGACGTAATTACTTGGCTGGGGAAACAGCTTTTGATTCTGGACCACCGCTAGGAACCAAGAAAAGGACAAAAGTATGTTTTCAGGAGATATGGTGTGAATGTTTTGGCAAAGATAAATCGGATTTAAAGCGTAGCGTTTCATTTGAACTTCAAGGGATTTTAGTGAAACTTGGTGGTTGGAAACGATACGATGGAAACAAATCAGGCAAGATGAAGCATCCTATTTATGGTGTGCAGATCACGTATGTGAGAGAAGACCACAAAGAAACTTAG
- a CDS encoding DUF1492 domain-containing protein — protein sequence MNSKAYLSKAIWLDQMIENKLEQLQSLKSLSMKVTTNFTMDNVGGGGIEKSRMESTIIKVLELEDEIKDDIECMVEIKINIMKMIKKISRLNDQFLLELRYLSGKSWEDVAATMGYDKRTVIRIHGKAIKEMDNLKEATKCH from the coding sequence ATGAATTCAAAGGCTTATTTGTCAAAAGCTATTTGGTTAGATCAGATGATTGAGAACAAACTGGAGCAGCTACAATCTTTAAAGAGCTTGTCCATGAAAGTAACCACCAACTTTACGATGGATAATGTGGGTGGTGGGGGCATTGAGAAAAGTAGAATGGAAAGTACGATTATTAAAGTGCTGGAATTAGAAGATGAAATCAAAGATGATATTGAATGCATGGTTGAAATAAAGATAAACATTATGAAAATGATCAAAAAAATAAGTAGATTAAATGATCAGTTTTTACTGGAGTTGAGGTACCTTTCGGGGAAAAGCTGGGAAGATGTTGCGGCAACTATGGGATATGATAAAAGGACAGTAATAAGGATTCATGGAAAAGCAATTAAAGAAATGGATAATCTTAAAGAGGCCACTAAATGTCATTGA
- a CDS encoding RNA-binding domain-containing protein: MDIKDVIARGENKVVEFKSWVKIPNKKELMEILTNETVGFSNAEGGIILVGVEDNGEITGCQDYDEQSIIESIYDRTVPKVFTDIENITIDGKEILKIIVPKAPETVATSRGTVYKRLGKNTKPFYPGEYQSNIIQGFKGDFSAKILKDTSEFDIDFHEVESLKLKIKSRDKDSTLYQEDDLSFLRDLRLIEDNSDGVRLTIAGLLFVGKKESIVRHLPQAEIILLTYNNDGQTEYNKRLELKVPLISAVDRIQQIFEDRNSIQNIQMGLFKLEVYDYPTNVFQEALLNAIAHRDYESTSSIIIKYYPSEIIIENPGSFPLGIDSNNIITHPSAPRNKLIAETLQRLKYVQRSGQGVDIIFKDMLSLGKSAPEYKLYTEAVSLTLRSSLEDIEFLRFINKETEENGDFSVSEICILKYVKMNKIISLSKAAEVAQITTQSATNVLNVLCKKKNILQRENRNRYMFTHRVYESFDDNIEYTKDKDFDEIQAKTMIIDYLSKNTFMTRADVERLCGFSSTSSKRILKKLREDGTLILEGKSRSSIYKLK, translated from the coding sequence ATGGATATCAAGGACGTAATAGCAAGAGGTGAAAATAAAGTAGTTGAGTTTAAAAGTTGGGTAAAGATTCCGAATAAGAAAGAGCTTATGGAAATCTTAACGAACGAGACTGTAGGCTTTTCTAATGCTGAGGGTGGCATAATTCTAGTAGGTGTGGAAGATAACGGTGAAATAACTGGCTGCCAAGATTATGATGAACAGAGCATCATAGAGAGTATATATGACCGTACAGTGCCAAAAGTTTTTACAGATATAGAGAACATTACTATTGATGGAAAAGAAATATTAAAAATTATAGTTCCTAAAGCCCCTGAAACTGTAGCGACATCTCGAGGAACAGTGTATAAGCGATTAGGAAAAAATACAAAACCTTTTTATCCTGGAGAGTATCAATCCAATATAATTCAGGGGTTTAAAGGAGATTTCTCTGCTAAGATTTTAAAAGATACTTCTGAATTTGATATAGATTTTCATGAAGTAGAAAGTTTAAAATTGAAAATAAAATCTCGAGATAAAGATTCAACTCTGTATCAAGAGGATGATTTATCTTTTTTAAGGGATTTAAGGCTAATTGAAGATAATAGCGACGGTGTGAGGTTAACTATTGCAGGATTGCTATTTGTTGGTAAAAAGGAATCGATAGTGAGGCATCTACCACAAGCTGAGATAATATTACTTACATATAATAATGATGGCCAAACCGAATATAACAAGCGGTTAGAGCTAAAAGTTCCATTAATTTCAGCAGTTGACAGAATACAGCAAATATTTGAAGATAGAAATTCAATACAGAATATTCAAATGGGACTGTTTAAATTAGAAGTATATGATTATCCCACAAATGTATTTCAAGAAGCTTTGTTAAATGCCATTGCACACAGGGATTACGAGAGTACATCGTCAATAATTATTAAGTATTATCCAAGTGAAATAATAATTGAAAATCCTGGTTCGTTTCCACTAGGAATTGACAGTAATAATATTATAACTCATCCATCTGCACCTAGAAATAAATTAATTGCCGAAACGCTTCAAAGATTAAAATATGTTCAAAGATCTGGACAAGGCGTAGATATTATATTTAAGGATATGCTGTCATTGGGAAAATCCGCTCCAGAATATAAACTTTATACAGAAGCCGTTAGTTTGACTTTAAGAAGCAGTTTAGAGGATATAGAATTTCTAAGATTTATTAATAAAGAAACAGAAGAAAATGGTGATTTTTCCGTTTCTGAAATTTGTATACTTAAGTATGTAAAAATGAATAAAATAATTAGTTTAAGTAAAGCTGCTGAGGTAGCTCAAATAACAACACAGTCTGCCACCAACGTACTAAATGTCCTTTGTAAAAAGAAAAATATTCTTCAAAGGGAAAATAGAAATAGGTATATGTTTACACACAGGGTTTATGAATCATTCGATGATAACATTGAATATACTAAAGATAAAGATTTTGATGAAATTCAAGCTAAGACAATGATTATTGATTATTTGTCTAAGAATACATTTATGACTAGGGCGGATGTTGAGAGGCTATGTGGCTTTTCTTCTACAAGTAGTAAACGTATTTTAAAAAAATTAAGGGAAGACGGGACGTTAATTTTAGAAGGGAAATCTAGATCCAGTATATATAAGTTAAAATAA
- a CDS encoding helix-turn-helix domain-containing protein, whose product MNEVEKQTIYDLRLKGVGYKAIAAVLGKSRDSIRGFCKRNGLAGNSKVVALNVKEQMDNHLLCTCCGNPINQKGRGRTRKFCSDECRRKWWKENPQARNKSETAIYHYTCPQCEKEFSCYGNKKRKFCSHDCYIKSRFWSEEDGV is encoded by the coding sequence ATGAACGAAGTAGAAAAACAGACGATTTATGACCTTCGGCTTAAAGGAGTGGGATACAAAGCCATTGCAGCTGTCTTGGGAAAATCCAGAGATAGTATCCGTGGTTTTTGTAAAAGGAATGGACTTGCTGGTAATTCAAAAGTTGTCGCATTAAATGTGAAAGAGCAAATGGACAATCATCTACTCTGCACTTGCTGCGGGAACCCAATCAACCAAAAAGGTCGTGGAAGGACTCGGAAGTTCTGTTCGGATGAATGTCGCCGGAAGTGGTGGAAAGAAAATCCTCAGGCACGTAATAAAAGTGAAACAGCTATTTACCACTATACCTGCCCGCAGTGTGAAAAAGAGTTCAGTTGCTACGGAAACAAGAAAAGAAAGTTCTGCAGTCATGACTGCTATATCAAATCAAGATTTTGGAGTGAAGAAGATGGAGTTTAA
- a CDS encoding ATP-binding protein — translation MMMKKLCRIRLINWHYFVNETISVNGSFLVSGENTAGKSTILDAIQLVLTTNTRKFNTAANEKSSRDLKGYVRCKTGIEGSNYVRSGSVITYVALEFYEEKTSKYFTLGVKIDSPDEESKLTTKWFREESKLEELSFLTGGRPSTTEEFRKNDKKVQLISQISEAKARFGQRLGNLEPRFFDMIPKSLAFKPMDNVKDFINKFILPEKTIEVETLRNNIAALKELEDLMDSTKEKISELETILSKNEDIVSKDREIKTNEILIKKAEIEAKKQECEELIQNNYVLGQKLINQQNIEKTQKVSLENERDRLASLQGALSNNETTLLIKDIKHRIEILKKDKEKEVIEVNKLKAMLNKVVDALSLLHQHEVFIMTKEELLSLETVNTETEKKAEMIYKLEKELKKLFEEYSSEHYRIKDLLERYKLQRLDLENEIRNLKNKKLTYPPNTMKLKTAIEKEFLNQGIRSEVRIFSDLLEITDSKWQNAVEGYLNSQRFYIIVEPQHYRVALTVYNNIKKEVHTVGLVNTGKLDTNAVADKDSLAYVLKSDNRYAKAYATYLLNRVFRCDYIENLKNYKVAITSDCMLYQNFAVRKIAESVYHTPYIGAHAYEIQLKNKEAELEILKEDIKKAESKLVDDKEIIEKINLCKMDVLKENMDAPKRLADNIDLINGELFELKKAQANPGYIEIQMQIDECKQAVDKKQIQYNTLFETIGKLKNTIESNEENIESKGSLISALENNFNDLCNIDTEITIQGINKFNEQVKIKSPATIVHNFSPLKVGLENKKEEYCTELIKLQSSYCSKYDCDLGTGYDQINEYIQEHHKLVASDIIKYEEDLKRAKENCELEFRESFLARLKENIENARLEFKNLNSALKDIYYGEDRYKFEITYNKKKESIYHMITSKDNNEGYTIWSNSFEEEYKEEMEDLFAKLTAYDDKGEKVLAEYTDYRSYLDYDIVIEKKDGTVQRFSKIYGEKSGGETQTPYYVAIAASFVQLYKLGDTIRIIMLDEAFDKMDDNRISAMMDFFNSQNFQIILATPPAKLEVIGEKVDTILMAMREGSTSIIEEYDL, via the coding sequence ATGATGATGAAGAAACTATGCAGGATTAGGTTAATTAACTGGCATTACTTTGTTAATGAAACCATTAGTGTCAATGGCTCATTTTTAGTCAGTGGTGAAAATACGGCAGGAAAATCAACAATTTTAGATGCAATTCAATTAGTTTTAACTACGAATACACGTAAGTTCAATACAGCTGCAAATGAGAAAAGCAGTCGTGATTTAAAGGGCTATGTCCGTTGTAAAACAGGAATTGAAGGTAGTAACTATGTCAGAAGTGGCAGCGTAATTACATATGTTGCACTGGAATTCTATGAGGAAAAAACAAGTAAATATTTTACTCTTGGAGTTAAAATAGATTCACCAGATGAAGAAAGTAAACTTACAACAAAATGGTTTAGAGAAGAAAGTAAACTTGAGGAATTATCTTTCTTGACCGGCGGAAGGCCATCTACGACAGAGGAATTTAGAAAAAATGATAAAAAGGTGCAGCTCATTTCACAGATTTCTGAAGCTAAAGCAAGGTTTGGGCAAAGGCTAGGTAATTTGGAGCCTCGATTCTTTGATATGATACCTAAATCCTTAGCATTTAAACCTATGGATAATGTTAAAGATTTTATTAATAAATTCATACTCCCAGAAAAAACAATAGAAGTTGAAACTTTGAGAAATAATATAGCTGCTTTAAAAGAGCTAGAAGATTTGATGGATTCAACTAAGGAAAAGATATCAGAGCTTGAGACGATTTTATCAAAAAATGAAGACATTGTTTCAAAAGATCGAGAGATAAAGACCAATGAAATTTTAATAAAAAAAGCTGAGATTGAAGCAAAAAAGCAAGAATGTGAAGAACTGATACAAAACAATTACGTCTTAGGGCAAAAGCTTATTAATCAGCAGAATATAGAAAAAACTCAAAAAGTAAGTCTTGAAAATGAGAGAGATAGACTTGCTAGTCTACAAGGTGCACTCTCAAACAATGAAACAACACTACTTATTAAAGATATAAAACATAGAATTGAAATACTGAAGAAGGATAAGGAAAAAGAGGTAATAGAAGTTAATAAACTTAAAGCCATGTTAAACAAAGTCGTTGATGCATTGAGCTTATTGCATCAACATGAAGTGTTTATCATGACAAAAGAAGAACTATTAAGTTTAGAGACGGTAAATACAGAAACTGAAAAGAAAGCGGAAATGATCTATAAATTAGAAAAAGAACTTAAGAAATTATTTGAAGAGTATAGCTCTGAACACTATAGAATCAAGGATTTACTTGAAAGATATAAACTTCAAAGGCTTGATTTAGAAAATGAAATTAGAAATCTTAAAAATAAGAAATTAACATACCCACCGAATACAATGAAATTGAAAACAGCGATTGAAAAGGAATTTTTAAATCAGGGAATACGAAGTGAAGTGAGAATCTTCTCAGACTTGCTCGAGATTACAGATAGTAAGTGGCAAAATGCAGTAGAGGGGTACCTTAATAGTCAGAGATTTTACATTATTGTTGAGCCACAACATTATCGAGTGGCGTTAACGGTTTACAATAATATTAAAAAGGAAGTCCATACAGTGGGACTTGTTAATACTGGAAAGCTTGATACTAATGCAGTGGCTGACAAAGATTCACTTGCATATGTTCTAAAAAGTGATAATCGTTATGCAAAAGCATACGCTACCTACTTACTTAATCGTGTTTTCCGTTGTGACTATATAGAAAACCTAAAAAACTATAAAGTTGCAATAACATCTGATTGTATGCTTTATCAAAATTTTGCAGTTCGTAAAATCGCTGAGAGTGTCTATCATACTCCTTATATAGGAGCACACGCATATGAAATTCAGCTTAAAAATAAAGAAGCTGAGCTAGAAATTTTAAAAGAGGATATAAAAAAAGCAGAAAGTAAACTCGTTGATGATAAAGAAATAATAGAAAAAATAAACCTATGTAAAATGGATGTCCTAAAAGAAAACATGGATGCCCCTAAACGTTTGGCAGATAATATTGACTTGATCAACGGGGAGTTATTCGAGCTAAAAAAAGCACAAGCTAATCCAGGGTATATTGAGATACAAATGCAGATTGACGAATGTAAACAAGCGGTAGATAAAAAACAAATTCAATATAATACCCTTTTTGAAACAATTGGTAAGCTTAAAAATACCATAGAATCAAATGAGGAAAATATAGAAAGCAAGGGAAGCCTAATTTCTGCATTAGAAAATAATTTCAATGACCTATGTAATATTGACACAGAAATTACTATACAAGGGATTAATAAGTTTAATGAGCAAGTAAAAATCAAATCTCCAGCAACTATTGTTCATAATTTTTCACCACTTAAAGTTGGATTGGAAAATAAAAAAGAGGAGTATTGTACCGAGCTGATTAAGCTCCAAAGCAGCTACTGTAGTAAATATGACTGTGATCTCGGTACTGGGTATGACCAAATCAATGAATATATTCAGGAACATCATAAGTTGGTAGCATCAGATATTATAAAATACGAAGAGGATTTAAAAAGAGCTAAAGAGAATTGTGAGTTAGAATTCAGGGAATCATTTTTGGCGAGATTGAAAGAAAACATCGAGAATGCAAGATTAGAATTTAAAAACCTCAATTCAGCACTTAAAGATATATATTATGGTGAGGATCGTTATAAATTTGAAATAACCTACAATAAAAAGAAGGAAAGCATTTATCATATGATTACTTCAAAAGATAATAATGAAGGATATACTATATGGTCCAATTCCTTTGAAGAAGAATATAAGGAAGAAATGGAAGATTTATTTGCTAAATTAACTGCATATGACGATAAGGGAGAGAAAGTTCTAGCAGAGTACACGGATTATCGTAGTTATTTAGACTATGATATTGTAATTGAGAAAAAAGATGGAACGGTTCAACGTTTTTCTAAAATCTATGGAGAAAAGAGCGGTGGGGAAACCCAAACCCCATACTATGTTGCAATAGCGGCATCTTTTGTTCAGCTATATAAGCTTGGCGATACGATTAGAATTATCATGTTGGATGAAGCCTTTGACAAGATGGATGACAACCGAATCAGTGCTATGATGGACTTTTTTAACAGTCAAAATTTCCAAATTATATTAGCGACTCCACCTGCAAAGTTAGAAGTAATTGGTGAAAAGGTAGATACTATTTTAATGGCAATGAGAGAAGGGAGTACATCTATAATTGAGGAGTATGACCTATGA